A single genomic interval of Lathyrus oleraceus cultivar Zhongwan6 chromosome 7, CAAS_Psat_ZW6_1.0, whole genome shotgun sequence harbors:
- the LOC127102358 gene encoding sm-like protein LSM1B — translation MINSWFLLPLPQKLLILLRDGRKLMGTLRSFDQFANAVLEGACERVIVAFENPQDIIVQSARPYGQRVVLKFEFMLFLEGTLLEPSPTSFKLPSGSPVFSSSPIQNSCDNRSYKIITKQ, via the coding sequence ATGATAAACTCTTGGTTCCTATTACCTCTGCCGCAGAAACTTCTTATATTGCTAAGAGATGGTAGAAAGCTCATGGGGACACTTCGCTCTTTTGATCAATTCGCCAATGCTGTTCTTGAGGGTGCCTGTGAGAGGGTTATTGTTGCGTTTGAGAATCCTCAGGATATTATTGTCCAATCTGCTAGGCCTTATGGACAGAGAGTTGTTCTCAAGTTCGAGTTCATGTTATTTCTGGAAGGCACACTCCTGGAACCTTCACCGACCAGTTTCAAACTTCCTTCAGGGAGCCCCGTCTTCTCATCCTCACCGATCCAGAACTCCTGTGACAACCGAAGCTACAAAATAATTACTAAGCAGTAA